The following proteins are co-located in the Gossypium hirsutum isolate 1008001.06 chromosome A02, Gossypium_hirsutum_v2.1, whole genome shotgun sequence genome:
- the LOC107951610 gene encoding protein GIGANTEA isoform X1 translates to MANPSERWIDGLQFSSLFRPPPQDPQHREVQITAYVEYFGQFTSEQFPEDIAELVRNRYPSDEQRLFDDVLATFVLHHPEHGHAVVLPIISCIIDGTLVYDKNAPPFSSFISLVCPSSENEYSEQWALACGEILRILTHYNRPICKTELPNSEADRSNSSSQATTSESADGESSFHIPSVRQERKPLRPLSPWITDILLAAPLGIRSDYFRWCSGVMGKYAAGDLRPPMTASIRGSGKHPQLMPSTPRWAVANGAGVILSVCDEEVARYETATLTAAAVPALLLPPPTTALDEHLVAGLPALEPYARLFHRYYAIATPSATQRLLLGLLEAPPSWAPDALDAAVQLVELLRAAEDYATGIRLPRNWMHLHFLRAIGTAMSMRVGIAADAAAALLFRILSQPALLFPPLRQVEGVAVQHEPSGGYISCYRKQIEVPAAEATIEATAQGIASMLCAHGPEVEWRICTIWEAAYGLIPLSSSAVDLPDIIVATPLQPPILSWNLYIPLLKVLEYLPRGSPSEACLMKIFVATVEAILQRTFPPEYSREQTRKTRYSMGSALKNLAVAELRTMVHSLFLESCASVELASRLLFVVLTVCVSHEAQFHGIKRPRSEESYPPDESIEESPAQFEKLRDIKPRKTKNQGPVSAFDSYVLAAVCALACELQLFPLVTSGNTHLIAKNVQAKPRHNKVNGSSIEYGHGIDSAIHHTRRILAILEALFSLKPSSVGTSWTYSSNEIVAAAMVAAHVSELFRQSKACMHALSVLMRCKWDNEIYTRASSLYNLIDIHSKAVASIVDKAEPLEAQLIYAPVCFDSRTQCKRTNTACWDPLRVSSSEYEDSIHSANNLRCQMVLTSDEGLGNSTGKSVESFPLDASDLANFLTKDRHLGFHCSAQILLRSVLVEKQELCFSVVSLLWHKLIAAPETQPSAESTSAQQGWRQVVDALCNVVSASPAKAATAVVLQADRELQPWIAKNDDQGQKMWRINQRIVKLIVELMRNHDIPESLVIVASASDLLLRATDGMLVDGEACTLPQLELLEATARAVQPVLEWGESGLAVVDGLSNLLKCRLPATTRCLSHPSAHVRALSISVLRNILQSNPKLEINGIHGPYFSISVIDWHTDIEKCLTWEAHSQLARGMPIHFLDTAAKELGCKISI, encoded by the exons ATGGCTAATCCGTCCGAGCGATGGATTGATGGCCTTCAGTTCTCATCGCTGTTCAGGCCTCCGCCACAGGACCCTCAACATCGAGAG GTTCAAATTACTGCATATGTCGAGTATTTCGGTCAATTCACATCAGAACAATTCCCTGAGGACATTGCTGAG CTTGTCCGCAACCGCTATCCATCTGATGAACAGCGCCTTTTTGATGATGTTCTGG CAACGTTTGTCCTTCACCATCCTGAACACGGGCATGCAGTTGTTCTTCCAATTATTTCATGCATCATTGATGGTACACTTGTGTATGATAAGAATGCCCCTCCATTTTCTTCATTCATCTCCTTAGTCTGCCCAAGTAGTGAG AATGAGTATTCTGAACAGTGGGCACTGGCATGTGGAGAGATCTTGCGGATTCTGACTCATTACAACCGTCCAATATGTAAAACGGAACTGCCAAATAGTGAAGCAGATAGAAGCAATAGCAGCAGCCAAGCTACAACAAGTGAATCTGCTGATGGGGAATCATCCTTTCACATACCTTCAGTGCGACAGGAGAGGAAGCCTTTGAGGCCTTTATCTCCCTGGATTACTGATATATTGCTTGCAGCGCCTTTGGGCATCAGAAGTGATTACTTCCGTTG GTGCAGTGGTGTTATGGGTAAATATGCTGCTGGAGACCTCAGGCCGCCTATGACTG CTTCTATTCGTGGATCTGGAAAGCACCCTCAGCTCATGCCATCAACTCCAAGATGGGCAGTTGCTAATGGTGCTGGTGTCATTTTAAGTGTATGCGATGAGGAGGTTGCACGCTACGAGACTGCTACTTTAACAGCTGCAGCAGTTCCTGCACTTCTACTTCCTCCACCAACAACAGCTTTGGATGAGCATCTAGTTGCTGGGCTGCCAGCTCTTGAACCATATGCTCGATTATTTCATCG GTACTATGCCATTGCAACTCCAAGTGCCACCCAAAGACTTCTTCTTGGACTTCTAGAAGCACCACCATCATGGGCCCCAGATGCACTTGATGCTGCTGTACAGCTTGTGGAACTCCTTCGGGCAGCTGAAGACTATGCAACTGGTATAAGG CTTCCTCGAAATTGGATGCATTTGCATTTTCTGCGTGCAATCGGGACTGCAATGTCTATGAGAGTGGGTATTGCCGCTGATGCTGCCGCAGCTTTACTTTTTCGTATACTGTCACAGCCTGCACTGCTCTTTCCTCCATTAAGACAAGTTGAGGGAGTGGCAGTTCAACATGAACCTTCTGGTGGTTATATTTCGTGTTATAGGAAGCAG ATAGAGGTGCCTGCTGCTGAAGCAACTATTGAAGCTACCGCCCAAGGTATTGCATCAATGCTTTGTGCTCACGGACCAGAAGTGGAGTGGAGAATATGTACAATATGGGAAGCCGCTTATGGCCTGATTCCCTTGAGCTCTTCAGCTGTTGATCTTCCGGATATAATTGTTGCAACCCCATTGCAGCCTCCCATACTATCATGGAACCTATACATACCTCTTCTTAAGGTCCTTGAATACCTTCCACGTGGAAGTCCTTCTGAAGCGTGTCTCATGAAGATATTTGTGGCCACTGTTGAAGCTATTCTACAGAGAACTTTTCCTCCTGAATACTCCAGGGAGCAAACCAGAAAAACAAGATACAGCATGGGTTCTGCCTTAAAGAATCTTGCTGTGGCAGAGCTTCGTACAATGGTTCATTCCCTCTTTTTAGAATCGTGTGCTTCAGTGGAGCTTGCTTCTCGCCTGCTTTTTGTCGTTTTAACTGTGTGCGTTAGCCATGAAGCTCAGTTCCATGGGATTAAGAGACCGAGAAGCGAGGAAAGTTATCCTCCTGATGAGAGCATTGAGGAGTCGCCGGCGCAATTTGAAAAGCTGAGAGACataaaacctagaaaaacaaaaaatcaagGGCCTGTATCTGCATTCGATTCTTATGTGCTTGCTGCTGTCTGTGCTCTTGCCTGTGAGCTTCAGTTATTCCCCTTGGTTACAAGCGGAAATACTCATTTGATCGCTAAAAATGTTCAAGCTAAACCCAGGCATAACAAAGTAAATGGATCTTCTATAGAGTATGGACATGGTATTGACTCAGCTATTCATCATACTCGCAGAATCTTAGCGATTTTAGAGGCACTCTTTTCACTGAAGCCGTCTTCTGTTGGCACCTCATGGACTTATAGTTCGAATGAAATAGTTGCTGCAGCTATGGTTGCCGCTCATGTTTCTGAACTATTTAGACAGTCAAAGGCTTGTATGCATGCGCTCTCTGTCCTAATGCGATGCAAGTGGGACAATGAAATTTACACTAGGGCATCATCGTTATACAATCTCATTGACATTCACAGCAAGGCAGTTGCGTCCATCGTTGACAAGGCTGAACCTTTAGAAGCACAATTGATATATGCACCTGTTTGTTTTGATAGCAGAACACAATGCAAGCGTACAAATACTGCTTGCTGGGATCCTCTGCGAGTATCTTCTTCAGAATATGAAGATTCAATTCATTCAGCCAATAATCTCAGATGTCAGATGGTGTTAACATCAGATGAAGGCTTAGGAAATTCCACGGGAAAAAGTGTAGAAAGTTTCCCATTAGATGCCTCGGATTTGGCCAATTTTCTTACAAAGGATAGGCACTTAGGATTCCATTGCAGTGCACAAATTCTTCTAAGATCCGTGCTTGTGGAGAAGCAAGAGTTATGTTTCTCTGTTGTTTCACTATTGTGGCACAAACTGATAGCAGCCCCTGAAACACAACCCAGTGCCGAAAGCACTTCTGCCCAACAGGGATGGAGACAG GTGGTTGATGCATTGTGCAATGTCGTATCAGCATCTCCGGCAAAAGCAGCAACTGCAGTTGTTCTTCAG GCGGATAGGGAATTGCAGCCATGGATTGCCAAAAATGATGATCAAGGTCAGAAGATGTGGAGAATCAACCAGCGGATTGTAAAGTTGATAGTGGAACTAATGAGAAATCATGATATCCCGGAATCATTGGTAATTGTAGCAAGTGCCTCTGATTTGCTTCTACGTGCCACTGATGGAATGCTCGTAGATGGGGAAGCTTGCACTTTACCGCAACTCGAG CTGCTGGAAGCAACAGCTAGAGCAGTTCAGCCAGTACTAGAGTGGGGGGAATCGGGACTGGCTGTCGTGGATGGACTTTCAAACCTGTTAAAG TGTCGTCTGCCAGCTACAACTCGATGTCTTTCTCATCCAAGTGCACACGTTCGTGCTCTCAGCATATCGGTACTTCGCAATATTCTGCAATCAAATCCTAAGCTGGAAATAAATGGTATCCATGGTCCTTATTTCAGTATCAGTGTCATTGACTGGCATACTGATATCGAGAAGTGCTTAACGTGGGAAGCTCATAGTCAGCTTGCAAGAGGAATGCCTATACATTTTCTCGACACCGCCGCCAAAGAACTAGGCtgtaaaatttcaatataa
- the LOC107951610 gene encoding protein GIGANTEA isoform X2, whose product MGKYAAGDLRPPMTASIRGSGKHPQLMPSTPRWAVANGAGVILSVCDEEVARYETATLTAAAVPALLLPPPTTALDEHLVAGLPALEPYARLFHRYYAIATPSATQRLLLGLLEAPPSWAPDALDAAVQLVELLRAAEDYATGIRLPRNWMHLHFLRAIGTAMSMRVGIAADAAAALLFRILSQPALLFPPLRQVEGVAVQHEPSGGYISCYRKQIEVPAAEATIEATAQGIASMLCAHGPEVEWRICTIWEAAYGLIPLSSSAVDLPDIIVATPLQPPILSWNLYIPLLKVLEYLPRGSPSEACLMKIFVATVEAILQRTFPPEYSREQTRKTRYSMGSALKNLAVAELRTMVHSLFLESCASVELASRLLFVVLTVCVSHEAQFHGIKRPRSEESYPPDESIEESPAQFEKLRDIKPRKTKNQGPVSAFDSYVLAAVCALACELQLFPLVTSGNTHLIAKNVQAKPRHNKVNGSSIEYGHGIDSAIHHTRRILAILEALFSLKPSSVGTSWTYSSNEIVAAAMVAAHVSELFRQSKACMHALSVLMRCKWDNEIYTRASSLYNLIDIHSKAVASIVDKAEPLEAQLIYAPVCFDSRTQCKRTNTACWDPLRVSSSEYEDSIHSANNLRCQMVLTSDEGLGNSTGKSVESFPLDASDLANFLTKDRHLGFHCSAQILLRSVLVEKQELCFSVVSLLWHKLIAAPETQPSAESTSAQQGWRQVVDALCNVVSASPAKAATAVVLQADRELQPWIAKNDDQGQKMWRINQRIVKLIVELMRNHDIPESLVIVASASDLLLRATDGMLVDGEACTLPQLELLEATARAVQPVLEWGESGLAVVDGLSNLLKCRLPATTRCLSHPSAHVRALSISVLRNILQSNPKLEINGIHGPYFSISVIDWHTDIEKCLTWEAHSQLARGMPIHFLDTAAKELGCKISI is encoded by the exons ATGGGTAAATATGCTGCTGGAGACCTCAGGCCGCCTATGACTG CTTCTATTCGTGGATCTGGAAAGCACCCTCAGCTCATGCCATCAACTCCAAGATGGGCAGTTGCTAATGGTGCTGGTGTCATTTTAAGTGTATGCGATGAGGAGGTTGCACGCTACGAGACTGCTACTTTAACAGCTGCAGCAGTTCCTGCACTTCTACTTCCTCCACCAACAACAGCTTTGGATGAGCATCTAGTTGCTGGGCTGCCAGCTCTTGAACCATATGCTCGATTATTTCATCG GTACTATGCCATTGCAACTCCAAGTGCCACCCAAAGACTTCTTCTTGGACTTCTAGAAGCACCACCATCATGGGCCCCAGATGCACTTGATGCTGCTGTACAGCTTGTGGAACTCCTTCGGGCAGCTGAAGACTATGCAACTGGTATAAGG CTTCCTCGAAATTGGATGCATTTGCATTTTCTGCGTGCAATCGGGACTGCAATGTCTATGAGAGTGGGTATTGCCGCTGATGCTGCCGCAGCTTTACTTTTTCGTATACTGTCACAGCCTGCACTGCTCTTTCCTCCATTAAGACAAGTTGAGGGAGTGGCAGTTCAACATGAACCTTCTGGTGGTTATATTTCGTGTTATAGGAAGCAG ATAGAGGTGCCTGCTGCTGAAGCAACTATTGAAGCTACCGCCCAAGGTATTGCATCAATGCTTTGTGCTCACGGACCAGAAGTGGAGTGGAGAATATGTACAATATGGGAAGCCGCTTATGGCCTGATTCCCTTGAGCTCTTCAGCTGTTGATCTTCCGGATATAATTGTTGCAACCCCATTGCAGCCTCCCATACTATCATGGAACCTATACATACCTCTTCTTAAGGTCCTTGAATACCTTCCACGTGGAAGTCCTTCTGAAGCGTGTCTCATGAAGATATTTGTGGCCACTGTTGAAGCTATTCTACAGAGAACTTTTCCTCCTGAATACTCCAGGGAGCAAACCAGAAAAACAAGATACAGCATGGGTTCTGCCTTAAAGAATCTTGCTGTGGCAGAGCTTCGTACAATGGTTCATTCCCTCTTTTTAGAATCGTGTGCTTCAGTGGAGCTTGCTTCTCGCCTGCTTTTTGTCGTTTTAACTGTGTGCGTTAGCCATGAAGCTCAGTTCCATGGGATTAAGAGACCGAGAAGCGAGGAAAGTTATCCTCCTGATGAGAGCATTGAGGAGTCGCCGGCGCAATTTGAAAAGCTGAGAGACataaaacctagaaaaacaaaaaatcaagGGCCTGTATCTGCATTCGATTCTTATGTGCTTGCTGCTGTCTGTGCTCTTGCCTGTGAGCTTCAGTTATTCCCCTTGGTTACAAGCGGAAATACTCATTTGATCGCTAAAAATGTTCAAGCTAAACCCAGGCATAACAAAGTAAATGGATCTTCTATAGAGTATGGACATGGTATTGACTCAGCTATTCATCATACTCGCAGAATCTTAGCGATTTTAGAGGCACTCTTTTCACTGAAGCCGTCTTCTGTTGGCACCTCATGGACTTATAGTTCGAATGAAATAGTTGCTGCAGCTATGGTTGCCGCTCATGTTTCTGAACTATTTAGACAGTCAAAGGCTTGTATGCATGCGCTCTCTGTCCTAATGCGATGCAAGTGGGACAATGAAATTTACACTAGGGCATCATCGTTATACAATCTCATTGACATTCACAGCAAGGCAGTTGCGTCCATCGTTGACAAGGCTGAACCTTTAGAAGCACAATTGATATATGCACCTGTTTGTTTTGATAGCAGAACACAATGCAAGCGTACAAATACTGCTTGCTGGGATCCTCTGCGAGTATCTTCTTCAGAATATGAAGATTCAATTCATTCAGCCAATAATCTCAGATGTCAGATGGTGTTAACATCAGATGAAGGCTTAGGAAATTCCACGGGAAAAAGTGTAGAAAGTTTCCCATTAGATGCCTCGGATTTGGCCAATTTTCTTACAAAGGATAGGCACTTAGGATTCCATTGCAGTGCACAAATTCTTCTAAGATCCGTGCTTGTGGAGAAGCAAGAGTTATGTTTCTCTGTTGTTTCACTATTGTGGCACAAACTGATAGCAGCCCCTGAAACACAACCCAGTGCCGAAAGCACTTCTGCCCAACAGGGATGGAGACAG GTGGTTGATGCATTGTGCAATGTCGTATCAGCATCTCCGGCAAAAGCAGCAACTGCAGTTGTTCTTCAG GCGGATAGGGAATTGCAGCCATGGATTGCCAAAAATGATGATCAAGGTCAGAAGATGTGGAGAATCAACCAGCGGATTGTAAAGTTGATAGTGGAACTAATGAGAAATCATGATATCCCGGAATCATTGGTAATTGTAGCAAGTGCCTCTGATTTGCTTCTACGTGCCACTGATGGAATGCTCGTAGATGGGGAAGCTTGCACTTTACCGCAACTCGAG CTGCTGGAAGCAACAGCTAGAGCAGTTCAGCCAGTACTAGAGTGGGGGGAATCGGGACTGGCTGTCGTGGATGGACTTTCAAACCTGTTAAAG TGTCGTCTGCCAGCTACAACTCGATGTCTTTCTCATCCAAGTGCACACGTTCGTGCTCTCAGCATATCGGTACTTCGCAATATTCTGCAATCAAATCCTAAGCTGGAAATAAATGGTATCCATGGTCCTTATTTCAGTATCAGTGTCATTGACTGGCATACTGATATCGAGAAGTGCTTAACGTGGGAAGCTCATAGTCAGCTTGCAAGAGGAATGCCTATACATTTTCTCGACACCGCCGCCAAAGAACTAGGCtgtaaaatttcaatataa